The following are encoded in a window of Gammaproteobacteria bacterium genomic DNA:
- a CDS encoding glutamine synthetase — MKPSDVRTVADAKKIVDERRLTHVKVGVFDMDGILRGKYMARDKFFGALDKGFGFCDVVLGWDSADQLYDNVKFTGWHTGYPDAPVRLLPATCRDIPSEPGMLLFLGEFMDGGEAICPRGVLRRVIERGRKMGYEPYAGFEYEYFVFDETPDSVRAKHYRNLKPMAPGFFGYSVIRNSVHSEHYLETIDLCEKMRFQLEGLHEETGPGVLEAAIAVDEGLEAADKAALFKTFIKIHAQRRGRMATFMAKWSPDWPGQSGHIHVSLKSRSRKPLFHDPKGPHGMSKLMRYFLAGQQQLLPELLSMVAATVNSFTRLVPGFWAPTHATWGAENRTCALRVISGSEKAQRVEYRIAAADANPYLGLAAALASGLWGIEHKAELVEPVTGNAYEQRFPAKWSLPATLWDAAQRLKGSKMAREWFGDAFVEHYAATREWEERQFRKAITDWELQRYFEII; from the coding sequence ATGAAACCATCAGATGTGAGAACTGTGGCGGATGCCAAGAAGATCGTCGATGAGCGCCGATTGACTCATGTCAAGGTCGGCGTCTTCGACATGGACGGCATCCTGCGCGGCAAATACATGGCCCGCGACAAGTTCTTCGGCGCCCTGGACAAGGGGTTTGGATTCTGCGACGTAGTGTTGGGATGGGATTCCGCCGATCAACTCTACGACAACGTAAAATTCACCGGCTGGCACACAGGCTACCCCGACGCGCCGGTGCGGTTGCTGCCGGCGACCTGCCGCGACATACCCTCTGAACCGGGGATGCTGCTGTTCCTGGGCGAGTTCATGGACGGCGGCGAGGCGATCTGCCCGCGCGGTGTGCTGCGGCGGGTCATCGAACGGGGCCGCAAGATGGGCTATGAACCCTATGCCGGCTTCGAATACGAATACTTTGTTTTCGACGAGACGCCCGATTCCGTGCGCGCGAAGCACTATCGCAACTTGAAGCCGATGGCGCCGGGATTCTTCGGGTATTCCGTCATCCGCAATTCCGTGCATTCGGAACATTATCTGGAGACCATCGATCTCTGCGAGAAGATGCGTTTCCAGCTGGAAGGGCTGCACGAAGAGACGGGGCCGGGTGTTCTGGAGGCGGCCATCGCCGTCGATGAGGGGTTGGAGGCCGCCGACAAGGCGGCGCTGTTCAAGACCTTCATCAAGATTCATGCCCAGCGCCGCGGCCGCATGGCGACGTTCATGGCCAAGTGGTCGCCGGACTGGCCCGGACAGAGCGGCCACATCCACGTGTCATTGAAGAGTCGCTCGCGCAAACCACTGTTCCACGACCCGAAGGGACCGCACGGCATGAGCAAGCTCATGCGGTATTTTCTTGCCGGCCAGCAGCAGCTGCTGCCGGAATTGCTGTCGATGGTGGCCGCGACGGTGAACTCCTTTACCCGCCTGGTGCCGGGGTTCTGGGCGCCGACACATGCCACCTGGGGGGCCGAAAACCGCACCTGCGCCTTGCGCGTCATCTCGGGTTCGGAGAAGGCCCAGCGCGTCGAATACCGGATCGCCGCCGCCGACGCCAATCCCTATCTCGGTCTGGCGGCGGCGCTGGCCTCCGGTCTCTGGGGCATCGAGCACAAGGCCGAACTCGTCGAGCCGGTGACCGGCAACGCGTATGAACAGAGATTTCCCGCCAAGTGGTCGCTGCCCGCGACGCTGTGGGACGCGGCGCAACGGCTGAAGGGTTCGAAGATGGCGCGCGAATGGTTTGGCGACGCCTTCGTGGAGCATTATGCCGCCACCCGCGAGTGGGAGGAGCGGCAATTCCGCAAGGCGATCACCGATTGGGAACTGCAGCGCTATTTCGAAATCATCTGA